The proteins below come from a single Cylindrospermopsis raciborskii Cr2010 genomic window:
- the murD gene encoding UDP-N-acetylmuramoyl-L-alanine--D-glutamate ligase, with product MPKAIVMGLGKSGIAAARLLKQEGWEVEIWDSNTSPFLLEQQQKLAQEQITVKLGNNPELKENQLPKLIVVSPGVPWDIPLLVKAREMGIETMGEMELAWRQLQNIPWVGITGTNGKTTTTALTAAIFQAAGLHAPACGNIGYAVAEVALEVALGAKPPDWVIGELSSYQIESSWSLFPHIGIWTTFTPDHLARHKTLENYYDIKAKLLRNSRLQIINGDDAYLSKVGLQHWPHAYWTSVKGLGHLIGGKGFYIENGWVTEKLSADSEPQPIVAVTDLKMVGEHNQQNLLMSVGAARLAGIEIAAINHGVQQFPGVPHRLQHVCTWEGIEFINDSKATNYDAAEVGLTSVKSPTILIAGGEAKAGDDTGWLKRIQEKTAAVLLIGSAAETFSKRLETVGYGNFEIVETMEKAIPRAAQLAKQHQATTVLLSPACASFDQYANFEVRGEHFQQLSLEWASSAITNNS from the coding sequence ATGCCAAAAGCCATTGTAATGGGATTAGGAAAGTCCGGTATTGCTGCGGCGAGATTGTTGAAACAGGAAGGATGGGAGGTAGAAATTTGGGACAGTAATACCTCCCCATTTCTCCTGGAACAACAACAAAAACTTGCCCAGGAACAAATCACTGTCAAATTAGGAAATAACCCAGAATTAAAAGAGAACCAGTTACCAAAATTAATCGTAGTTAGTCCAGGAGTTCCATGGGATATTCCTCTGCTGGTTAAAGCACGAGAAATGGGAATAGAAACCATGGGAGAAATGGAACTAGCATGGAGACAACTACAAAATATTCCCTGGGTGGGAATTACCGGTACTAATGGTAAAACCACCACTACAGCTTTAACAGCGGCTATTTTTCAAGCAGCTGGTCTTCATGCTCCTGCTTGTGGTAACATTGGTTATGCTGTAGCGGAAGTAGCTCTAGAAGTAGCTTTAGGCGCAAAACCACCAGACTGGGTGATAGGGGAACTCAGTAGTTACCAAATAGAATCTTCCTGGAGTCTTTTTCCTCACATAGGAATTTGGACGACTTTTACACCAGACCATTTAGCTCGTCACAAAACTCTAGAAAACTACTATGATATTAAAGCTAAACTGCTGAGAAACTCCCGCTTACAAATTATTAATGGTGACGACGCTTATTTAAGTAAAGTTGGTTTACAACATTGGCCCCATGCTTACTGGACAAGTGTCAAAGGACTAGGTCATTTAATAGGGGGAAAAGGGTTTTATATAGAAAATGGCTGGGTAACGGAAAAACTATCTGCTGATTCTGAACCTCAACCAATAGTAGCAGTCACAGATCTAAAAATGGTGGGAGAACATAATCAGCAAAACCTACTCATGTCAGTGGGAGCAGCAAGATTAGCTGGAATAGAAATTGCTGCTATCAACCATGGAGTCCAACAATTTCCCGGGGTTCCCCACCGCTTACAACATGTTTGTACCTGGGAAGGAATTGAATTCATCAATGATAGTAAAGCGACAAACTACGATGCAGCTGAAGTAGGTTTAACATCGGTAAAAAGTCCAACAATTTTAATAGCTGGTGGTGAAGCAAAAGCAGGAGACGACACAGGTTGGTTGAAGAGAATTCAAGAGAAAACCGCAGCGGTATTATTAATTGGTAGTGCTGCTGAAACTTTTAGTAAAAGGTTAGAAACTGTAGGGTATGGTAACTTTGAAATTGTGGAGACTATGGAAAAAGCCATTCCCAGAGCTGCACAATTGGCTAAACAGCACCAAGCCACCACGGTTTTATTATCACCAGCTTGTGCTAGTTTTGATCAGTATGCCAACTTTGAAGTTAGGGGTGAGCATTTTCAGCAATTATCGCTAGAATGGGCCAGTTCAGCAATTACTAACAACTCCTAG
- the ilvA gene encoding threonine ammonia-lyase, biosynthetic gives MYCDYLVQILTAKVYDVAQETPLEYAPNLSNRIHNKLLLKREDMQSVFSFKLRGAYNKMANLPQDLLKQGVIAASAGNHAQGVALSASRLGARAMIVMPVTTPLVKVNAVKSRGGEVILYGNTYDDAYAYARKLEAEKGLTFIHPFDDPHVIAGQGTIGMEILRQYQQPIDAIFVAIGGGGLISGIGAYVKRLRPEIKIIGVEPVDADAMYQSLKAGHRVRLSQVGLFADGVAVKEVGEETFRLCQEYVDEIMLVDTDATCAAIKDVFEDTRSILEPAGALAIAAAKYYAEREQLQGKTLVAVACGANMNFDRLRFVAERAEFGERREAIFAVNIPEKPGSLKQFCECLGDRNLTEFNYRIADDREAHIFVGVQIENRADAAKIVEKFELHGLKTIDLTDDELTKLHLRHMVGGHSSLAHHELLYRFEFPERPGALMKFVGSMSPDWNISLFHYRNNGADYGRILVGMQVPPGETQEWRDFLDSLGYRYWEETQNPAYKLFLA, from the coding sequence ATGTATTGTGACTACTTAGTACAAATTCTCACAGCCAAAGTCTACGACGTAGCCCAGGAAACACCCCTAGAATATGCTCCCAACTTATCAAACCGCATTCACAATAAACTGCTGCTCAAGCGGGAAGACATGCAGTCAGTTTTTTCCTTTAAACTGCGGGGTGCTTATAATAAAATGGCCAACTTACCCCAAGACCTACTTAAACAGGGTGTTATTGCTGCTTCCGCTGGTAATCATGCTCAAGGCGTAGCTCTATCTGCTAGTCGCTTAGGAGCAAGAGCAATGATTGTTATGCCGGTTACAACCCCTCTAGTTAAAGTAAATGCTGTTAAATCCCGTGGGGGAGAAGTAATTTTATATGGAAATACCTATGATGATGCTTATGCTTATGCTCGTAAATTAGAAGCGGAAAAGGGACTAACTTTTATCCATCCTTTTGACGATCCTCATGTCATAGCTGGTCAGGGAACTATTGGTATGGAAATACTACGTCAATACCAACAACCAATAGATGCAATTTTCGTAGCTATTGGTGGGGGTGGGTTAATTTCCGGGATAGGAGCTTATGTGAAACGTCTACGTCCCGAAATCAAAATTATCGGTGTGGAACCCGTAGATGCTGATGCTATGTATCAATCCTTAAAGGCTGGACATAGGGTGCGCTTATCCCAAGTGGGTTTATTTGCTGATGGGGTAGCAGTAAAAGAAGTGGGAGAAGAAACTTTTCGTCTGTGTCAGGAATATGTGGATGAAATTATGCTAGTAGATACGGATGCCACCTGTGCAGCCATTAAAGATGTTTTTGAAGATACTCGTTCAATTTTGGAACCTGCAGGTGCATTAGCTATTGCAGCAGCTAAGTACTATGCAGAAAGGGAACAGCTTCAAGGAAAAACCTTAGTGGCGGTAGCTTGTGGTGCGAACATGAATTTTGACCGTTTACGGTTCGTTGCAGAGAGAGCTGAATTTGGAGAGCGTCGGGAAGCAATTTTCGCAGTGAATATTCCTGAAAAACCAGGGAGTCTTAAACAATTTTGTGAATGTTTAGGTGATAGAAACCTAACAGAATTTAATTATCGCATTGCAGATGATCGAGAAGCTCATATTTTTGTGGGTGTGCAGATTGAAAATCGAGCTGATGCTGCTAAAATAGTAGAGAAATTTGAACTGCATGGTTTAAAAACCATAGATTTGACCGATGATGAACTGACCAAACTACATCTACGTCACATGGTGGGGGGACACTCTTCCCTAGCTCACCACGAACTATTGTATCGGTTTGAATTTCCTGAACGTCCAGGAGCGCTGATGAAATTTGTCGGTTCCATGTCCCCCGACTGGAATATCAGTTTGTTTCATTACCGCAATAATGGAGCGGATTATGGGCGCATTCTGGTGGGAATGCAAGTACCACCGGGTGAAACGCAAGAATGGCGGGATTTTCTGGATTCCTTAGGTTACCGCTATTGGGAGGAAACTCAAAACCCCGCCTATAAGTTGTTTTTGGCATGA
- the gntT gene encoding guanitoxin biosynthesis MATE family efflux transporter GntT has product MTFTVPTQYDFLVRFYRLSSVSILSNMMVPLAGLVDIAFLGHLTDIRHLAGVILATILFDYLYRILKFMRSSANAITAQAVGKDDNKEVILAGLRSGLIALLLGLVIILLQYPLQKIGFFILSGSSDIKAAGADYFSARIWAAPAVLLNFVLFGWFLGREMNWVVLLMSIVGNGSNVLLDYLMISRWGWASMGAGLATALSQYLALIVGLIWMVCTIPWKIVPVAIKELFNWLALKGVVALKGNILVRYILLISAYSVFTNSSAIMGTNVLAQNGLLLQIALLSQFTINGVGLTVQTMTANFKAKGNTQQIIPLLIVAGLTSLVIALSFAGTSILFPNQIFGLLTNHTEVNQDINQYTIWLLPICVVTGMTFVLEGYFIGLREGGTLRNVVLLSFIVSFIPLVIAAWYFHSNHLLWSSLLAYMTSNMLLLSASIPQTLKDESSQNVLA; this is encoded by the coding sequence ATGACATTTACAGTTCCAACTCAGTACGACTTCTTGGTCAGATTTTACCGATTAAGCAGTGTCAGCATTCTTAGCAATATGATGGTTCCCTTAGCTGGTTTGGTAGATATTGCTTTTTTAGGACACCTAACAGATATTCGACATTTAGCAGGGGTAATTTTAGCAACTATTTTGTTCGATTATCTTTATCGAATATTAAAGTTTATGCGTTCTAGCGCCAATGCTATTACTGCGCAAGCTGTAGGTAAAGATGACAACAAAGAGGTAATTTTAGCCGGTTTGCGTAGTGGTTTAATAGCTTTATTATTGGGTTTAGTTATTATTTTGCTACAATATCCTTTACAAAAAATTGGCTTTTTTATTTTAAGTGGTTCTTCAGATATCAAAGCTGCTGGAGCCGATTATTTTTCTGCGCGAATTTGGGCTGCACCTGCGGTGCTACTAAATTTTGTTTTATTCGGTTGGTTTTTGGGCAGAGAAATGAATTGGGTAGTCTTATTAATGTCAATTGTGGGTAATGGTTCCAATGTATTGTTAGATTATTTAATGATTTCTCGATGGGGTTGGGCAAGTATGGGAGCGGGTCTAGCAACGGCTCTAAGCCAGTATTTAGCTCTAATCGTGGGTTTAATATGGATGGTTTGCACTATCCCTTGGAAAATTGTGCCAGTGGCGATTAAGGAATTATTTAATTGGTTAGCATTGAAAGGAGTTGTGGCTTTAAAAGGTAATATTTTGGTTCGCTATATATTATTGATTTCCGCGTATTCTGTATTTACTAATTCAAGTGCGATCATGGGAACAAATGTCTTAGCACAAAACGGTTTATTGTTACAAATTGCTCTTTTAAGTCAATTCACAATTAACGGTGTGGGACTAACAGTACAAACTATGACAGCTAATTTTAAAGCTAAAGGTAACACTCAACAAATAATACCTTTATTGATAGTTGCTGGACTAACTAGTTTGGTCATAGCATTAAGCTTTGCGGGAACATCTATTTTATTTCCCAATCAGATATTTGGACTATTAACTAATCATACAGAAGTCAATCAAGATATTAACCAATATACTATTTGGTTACTTCCCATTTGCGTAGTTACAGGTATGACTTTTGTTTTAGAAGGTTATTTTATTGGTTTAAGAGAAGGAGGTACTTTGCGTAATGTGGTATTATTGTCCTTCATAGTCAGTTTCATACCACTAGTAATTGCTGCTTGGTATTTTCATAGTAATCATTTATTATGGTCTAGCTTGTTAGCTTATATGACTAGTAATATGCTTTTATTATCTGCATCCATACCCCAAACATTGAAAGATGAAAGTTCACAAAATGTCCTAGCTTGA
- a CDS encoding peroxiredoxin, which translates to MITLIYRRNLTRILILAFFSLMTWLNFTPPDITPTAIALGGKLPPVNQLAPTFTLPTNTGDGKISLADFRGHWVVLYFYPKDFTSGCTIEARRFQQDLPKYLEKNTRIVGVSADSVDSHAKFCDSQGLKFPLLADTDGAVSKAYGSWIGFFSMRHTFIIDPQGTLREIFLGVNPNVHSQEVLARLVELQKTSLELSLNES; encoded by the coding sequence ATGATTACATTGATTTACCGACGGAATTTGACAAGAATTTTAATTCTGGCTTTTTTCTCGCTCATGACCTGGTTGAATTTCACTCCCCCAGATATTACTCCTACAGCTATAGCTCTGGGTGGTAAATTGCCCCCTGTTAATCAGCTCGCACCTACTTTTACTCTACCCACAAATACGGGGGATGGGAAGATTTCTTTGGCTGATTTTAGAGGTCACTGGGTGGTTTTATACTTCTACCCTAAGGATTTTACCTCTGGTTGTACTATTGAAGCACGACGCTTTCAACAGGATTTGCCCAAGTATCTGGAAAAAAATACTAGGATTGTTGGTGTGAGTGCGGACAGTGTGGACTCCCATGCTAAATTTTGTGACTCCCAGGGATTAAAATTCCCTCTGTTAGCTGATACTGATGGTGCAGTTAGTAAAGCATACGGATCCTGGATTGGTTTTTTCTCCATGCGTCATACTTTTATTATTGACCCACAGGGTACTCTCAGAGAAATTTTTCTGGGAGTTAATCCTAATGTTCACAGTCAAGAAGTTTTGGCACGTTTGGTAGAATTACAGAAAACATCTCTAGAACTGTCTTTAAATGAATCATGA
- a CDS encoding polyphosphate kinase 2 family protein — MNHDVFLVPPGKKISLGDYDPSYKAEFHQKVDAVKKLRAGIKELARYQDVLYAQNTYALLIIFQAMDAAGKDSTIKHVMSGVNPQGCQVFSFKAPSDEELDHDYLWRSTRCLPERGRIGIFNRSYYEELLVVRVHPETLARQQLHHFPQGNQLWKQRFEEINNFEKYLVNNGIVILKFFLHISPQEQKKRFLQRIESPAKHWKFSASDVRERAFWHDYMIAYEDVFNHTSTKHSPWYIIPADRKWFTRLVVSEIICDKLKELDLQYPIVSEEHQQQLLQAKKLLESEDITNFHPRTSDRIS, encoded by the coding sequence ATGAATCATGATGTCTTTCTTGTCCCTCCAGGAAAGAAAATCTCCTTGGGGGACTATGACCCCAGCTACAAGGCTGAATTTCATCAAAAAGTTGATGCTGTTAAAAAATTAAGAGCGGGTATCAAAGAACTGGCTAGATATCAAGATGTTCTCTATGCCCAAAATACCTATGCTCTCCTCATTATCTTTCAAGCTATGGATGCTGCTGGAAAGGATAGCACCATTAAACACGTTATGTCTGGTGTAAATCCCCAAGGGTGTCAGGTGTTTAGTTTTAAAGCACCTAGTGATGAAGAGTTGGATCATGATTACCTATGGCGATCTACTAGGTGTTTGCCAGAACGAGGTAGGATTGGTATATTTAACCGTTCTTATTATGAGGAATTATTGGTAGTAAGAGTACATCCAGAAACCCTCGCTAGACAACAACTTCATCATTTTCCCCAGGGTAATCAACTCTGGAAACAGCGGTTTGAGGAAATCAACAATTTTGAAAAGTACCTGGTTAATAATGGTATTGTTATTCTCAAGTTCTTTCTCCATATCTCACCACAGGAACAGAAAAAACGCTTTCTCCAAAGAATTGAATCCCCAGCTAAACATTGGAAGTTTTCTGCAAGTGATGTTCGAGAACGCGCTTTTTGGCATGATTATATGATTGCCTATGAGGATGTATTTAACCACACTAGTACTAAACACTCCCCTTGGTATATCATCCCGGCAGATCGTAAATGGTTTACAAGGCTAGTGGTGTCGGAGATTATCTGTGATAAACTAAAAGAACTAGACTTGCAATATCCAATTGTTAGTGAAGAACATCAGCAACAACTTCTACAAGCTAAAAAGCTTCTTGAAAGTGAAGACATCACTAACTTCCACCCTAGAACGAGCGATCGCATTTCCTAA
- a CDS encoding ABC1 kinase family protein yields the protein MISTTRSRTHHQPKVLAEAEPEQLYYDPQQIAAHYQDKLGQVLQRILAVIVPVLSLIFALWWDKRRGIVVENHRPIAIQLRELLTKLGPAYIKIGQALSTRPDLVPPIYLEELTKLQDQLPAFPNEIAYQFIKEELGGLPEDIYSEISPHPIAAASLGQVYKGRLKTGEEVAIKVQRPDLRERITIDLYILRILAGWVQKNVKRVRSDLVGILDELGSRIFEEMDYIREGENAERFFELYGHLPDIYVPKIYWEYTNRRVLTMEWINGIKLTQPQEIETLGINARYLIEIGVQCSLRQLLEHGFFHADPHPGNLLATFDGKLAYLDFGMMSEVKPPQRYGLIEAIVHVVNRDFDSLAKDYVKLEFLTPDTDLTPIVPAFARVFANAQGASVAELNIKSITDDLSQLMYEYPFRVPPYYALIIRSLVTLEGIAIYIDPNFKVLSEAYPYVSKRLLTDPSEELRASLQDLLFKDGKFRWNRLENLLKNARNNQDYDLNLVMNQTVEFLSSQRGGFIRDKLVDEVVNGLDAVGKNVLHNFTSLLRQKFGWTAVNEVAGATVEQQQTLEHIQRIVGILQQTRGFDPSKLAPQLMEILVNPKVHHLGQQIAGRFTQKAMARLIRQLLMAEKTP from the coding sequence ATGATTAGTACAACCAGATCAAGAACACACCATCAACCAAAAGTCCTGGCTGAAGCCGAGCCAGAACAATTATACTATGATCCTCAACAGATTGCAGCACATTACCAAGATAAACTAGGACAAGTTTTACAGCGAATATTAGCAGTAATAGTACCTGTATTATCCTTAATTTTTGCCTTATGGTGGGATAAAAGGCGAGGGATAGTTGTGGAAAACCACCGCCCCATAGCGATTCAACTGCGAGAATTGCTAACAAAACTTGGGCCTGCATATATTAAAATAGGACAAGCTCTATCCACTAGACCAGATTTAGTTCCTCCCATATATTTAGAAGAGCTAACTAAATTACAAGATCAACTACCAGCATTTCCCAATGAGATAGCATACCAATTTATCAAAGAAGAGTTAGGTGGTTTACCGGAAGATATATACAGTGAAATATCACCCCACCCGATTGCAGCAGCTTCCCTAGGACAGGTTTATAAAGGTAGACTGAAAACTGGGGAAGAAGTAGCAATCAAAGTTCAGCGTCCAGATTTGCGAGAAAGAATCACCATTGATCTATATATTCTAAGAATTTTAGCTGGTTGGGTGCAAAAAAATGTGAAACGGGTCAGAAGTGACCTGGTGGGAATTTTGGACGAATTAGGTAGTCGCATTTTTGAGGAAATGGACTATATCCGGGAAGGGGAAAATGCTGAACGCTTTTTTGAATTGTATGGACACCTCCCAGATATTTACGTACCTAAAATCTACTGGGAATATACCAACCGGCGTGTATTAACAATGGAGTGGATTAATGGGATTAAACTGACCCAACCACAAGAAATTGAGACCCTAGGCATCAATGCGCGTTATCTAATAGAAATAGGAGTACAGTGTTCCCTCAGACAATTACTAGAACATGGATTTTTTCATGCAGATCCTCACCCTGGTAACTTATTAGCCACCTTTGATGGTAAGCTAGCCTATTTAGACTTTGGGATGATGAGTGAGGTTAAACCACCCCAGCGTTATGGTTTAATTGAGGCCATCGTTCATGTTGTTAATCGGGACTTTGACTCTTTAGCAAAAGACTATGTTAAACTGGAGTTTCTCACTCCAGATACGGATTTAACACCTATAGTTCCTGCATTTGCCAGAGTTTTTGCTAATGCTCAGGGTGCAAGCGTAGCTGAACTAAATATTAAAAGTATCACGGATGATTTATCACAGTTAATGTATGAGTATCCTTTTAGAGTACCTCCTTATTATGCTTTGATTATTCGTTCCTTAGTTACTTTAGAAGGGATTGCCATTTATATTGATCCAAACTTCAAAGTTCTGAGTGAAGCTTATCCCTATGTTTCCAAAAGACTATTAACTGACCCATCGGAAGAATTGCGAGCATCCCTACAAGATCTACTATTTAAAGATGGCAAATTTCGCTGGAATCGTTTAGAGAACTTGTTAAAAAATGCCCGTAATAATCAGGACTATGACTTGAATTTAGTCATGAATCAAACTGTGGAATTTTTATCTTCCCAGCGTGGTGGATTTATTCGCGATAAATTGGTGGATGAGGTTGTCAATGGACTAGATGCAGTGGGTAAAAATGTTCTCCATAACTTCACCTCTTTACTTAGACAAAAATTCGGTTGGACAGCAGTTAATGAAGTAGCTGGTGCAACAGTTGAACAACAACAGACACTAGAACATATTCAGCGAATTGTAGGCATTTTACAACAAACCAGAGGTTTTGATCCTAGCAAACTTGCTCCCCAATTAATGGAGATTTTGGTGAATCCCAAAGTCCATCATTTAGGTCAGCAAATTGCTGGTCGCTTTACCCAAAAAGCTATGGCCAGATTAATTCGTCAGTTATTAATGGCGGAAAAAACACCTTAA
- a CDS encoding tetratricopeptide repeat protein produces MNVNENPTTDIFTLNRQVYRRLRLALSVSLRRQIFFAVCDNINIRNQVASKLHSNLAYPVEQVLYPVGEKQGISTPAYPRLVTVRLNLNDPNPIAQINQWLGNYPPPRVGKSQDSPGKVLPIPAFQIVGVEQLTKQSIAVQRLFLHNLKLSEEYFSKKQSTSIVDSNLLFWVTRPWLYAIQQSAPQFWQYRTGVFIFEGEPTGGIENPNYPQNSSELRSIRLEKLDSSVVEESTIFNYQPDEDNGKSLDNETKETTERENQVVPFVLNIPKLSSFSHINQELISLIPKTLNPNIDEDRDTNWQIKQLLWEIEKLTINLTQDSQEEIAQAYHNLGTLYRLRIEQGDANLDNLMVAIIAYQESLSYDETSPLVPDTLNDLGTLYWMLHRTSVSSQEAQTYIEQSLEFYQLVLKMIECDSQPEIYARVQNNLATAYGDLAKFYQPLENWQAAIKAYKETLNYRKEEMDSHKYASCQNNLGTAYWHLAQHSEPEKNLKQAISAYSSALSHYQAEKDPIKYGMIQNNIGTAYWNLSHYETPEKNLQLAIDFYQEALKYRTPENIPIGCAVTRNNLGTAYWQLSNLPHMKGENRQNLLKLSIETYEDTLTIANSFHQKDLSFDILGTQNNLALAHYQLITDSHFKGDKEIVSYHLQTSLDYFLKTLNGLEENTQPYQETFNQIVKIIRTFHHELGIQGQNLALSKIPGNLIPKLLPRL; encoded by the coding sequence ATGAATGTGAATGAAAATCCCACTACGGATATTTTTACTTTAAATCGGCAAGTATATAGACGTTTAAGATTAGCATTAAGCGTATCCCTACGACGTCAAATATTTTTTGCAGTATGTGATAATATAAATATTAGGAATCAGGTAGCCAGCAAACTACATTCTAATTTGGCTTATCCAGTAGAACAGGTGCTGTACCCTGTTGGAGAAAAACAAGGAATTAGCACTCCAGCTTATCCTCGATTAGTAACCGTGAGATTAAACCTAAATGATCCCAATCCCATAGCTCAAATTAACCAGTGGTTAGGGAATTACCCACCACCAAGAGTTGGGAAATCACAAGACTCACCAGGTAAGGTTTTACCAATCCCAGCATTTCAAATTGTGGGGGTAGAGCAGTTGACCAAACAGTCAATAGCAGTACAGAGGTTATTCTTACATAATTTAAAACTGAGCGAAGAATACTTTAGCAAGAAGCAAAGCACTTCAATTGTAGATTCCAACTTATTGTTTTGGGTTACCCGTCCTTGGTTGTATGCGATTCAACAATCAGCTCCGCAATTTTGGCAATATAGAACAGGCGTATTTATTTTTGAGGGAGAGCCAACAGGAGGTATAGAAAATCCTAATTATCCACAGAATTCTTCTGAATTGAGAAGTATCAGATTAGAAAAATTAGACTCATCTGTAGTTGAGGAATCAACCATCTTCAACTATCAACCTGATGAAGATAATGGAAAATCTTTGGACAATGAAACTAAAGAAACTACAGAGAGAGAGAATCAAGTAGTTCCGTTTGTTCTTAATATTCCTAAACTTTCATCTTTTTCACATATTAATCAGGAGTTAATTTCCCTAATTCCTAAAACACTGAACCCAAACATTGATGAGGATAGAGATACTAATTGGCAAATTAAACAACTACTATGGGAAATTGAGAAATTAACAATTAACCTCACGCAAGACTCCCAAGAAGAAATTGCTCAGGCCTACCACAACCTAGGAACTTTATATCGCCTGCGCATTGAACAGGGAGATGCAAATCTAGACAATTTAATGGTAGCAATTATCGCCTACCAGGAATCTCTCAGTTATGATGAAACTTCACCTTTAGTGCCAGATACTTTAAATGATTTAGGTACTCTATATTGGATGCTACATCGTACATCCGTAAGCAGCCAGGAGGCACAAACATATATAGAACAGTCCTTAGAGTTTTACCAATTAGTTTTAAAGATGATTGAATGTGATAGTCAGCCAGAGATCTATGCTCGAGTGCAAAATAACTTAGCCACAGCTTATGGTGACCTGGCAAAATTTTATCAGCCCTTAGAAAACTGGCAAGCAGCAATAAAAGCATATAAGGAAACATTGAATTATCGCAAGGAAGAAATGGATTCTCATAAATATGCTTCCTGTCAAAATAATTTAGGTACTGCTTATTGGCATCTAGCGCAACATAGTGAACCAGAAAAAAATCTTAAACAAGCGATTTCCGCTTATAGTTCAGCCCTAAGTCATTATCAAGCGGAAAAGGATCCTATTAAGTATGGAATGATTCAAAATAATATTGGCACTGCTTATTGGAACTTATCCCACTATGAAACACCAGAAAAGAATTTACAATTAGCAATAGATTTTTACCAAGAAGCCTTAAAATATAGGACTCCAGAGAATATTCCCATTGGTTGTGCAGTCACCCGTAACAATTTAGGAACTGCCTATTGGCAATTGAGCAATCTACCACATATGAAAGGAGAAAATCGCCAAAATTTACTAAAATTATCTATTGAGACCTACGAAGATACTTTAACTATAGCCAATTCTTTCCATCAGAAAGATTTGAGTTTTGATATCTTAGGGACACAAAATAACCTAGCACTAGCTCACTATCAACTCATAACCGATTCACATTTTAAAGGTGATAAAGAAATTGTTTCCTACCATTTACAAACATCCCTAGATTATTTTTTAAAAACTCTCAATGGTTTAGAAGAAAATACACAACCTTATCAGGAAACATTTAACCAAATTGTGAAAATAATTCGCACTTTCCATCATGAGCTAGGTATTCAGGGGCAAAATCTAGCCCTCTCTAAAATTCCTGGCAATCTGATTCCCAAACTTTTACCTCGGTTATAA
- the psb34 gene encoding photosystem II assembly protein Psb34: MPYTTEEGGRLNNFAQEPKVYQAEPPTGKQKLNYVILGGLGALLIVGVVFIAFAVSNAS; encoded by the coding sequence ATGCCATACACAACAGAAGAGGGCGGTCGGCTCAACAATTTTGCCCAGGAGCCCAAGGTTTATCAAGCTGAACCTCCAACGGGTAAACAAAAACTGAATTATGTAATTTTAGGCGGACTCGGAGCACTTTTAATAGTTGGCGTAGTTTTTATTGCCTTCGCAGTGTCAAATGCCAGTTAG